In Halarcobacter mediterraneus, the following proteins share a genomic window:
- a CDS encoding sodium ion-translocating decarboxylase subunit beta: MNKKIIASMLMLFFTLFTVNALASANTAPAEEVKHEYSEKSLGQLLESFYKTTGIYAFTNPSDDVMTSEAHAEDARPMTTFEQTWGRLIMIAICLFLFYLAIAKGFEPLLLMPIAFGGILANIPLAGIGGETGMLGIIYNMGIANGFFPLLIFMGVGAMTDFTPLLANPKSAILGGAAQFGIFGSLVGAVALGFDLQSASAISIIGGADGPTSIFIANRLAPELLGAIAVAAYSYMALVPVIQPPIMKALTTEAERKIKMPKLRKVNKLENLTLPIVILLLAILFLPESTPLIGAFCLGNFFKQSGAVERLSDTMQNSLINIVTIFLGLGVGSKLAADKFLVLETLGIMIIGLIAFAAGTAAGVIMAKVMNKFSSEENRINPLIGAAGVSAVPMAARVVSKVGQEYDKSNVLLMHAMGPNVAGVIGSAVAAGVLLSIF, translated from the coding sequence ATGAATAAAAAAATAATAGCTTCAATGCTAATGTTATTTTTTACACTATTCACTGTAAACGCTTTAGCAAGTGCAAATACTGCACCTGCTGAAGAAGTTAAACATGAATATAGCGAAAAATCATTGGGACAACTTTTAGAATCTTTCTATAAGACTACTGGAATTTATGCATTTACAAATCCAAGTGATGATGTAATGACTTCAGAAGCTCATGCAGAAGATGCAAGACCAATGACTACTTTTGAACAAACTTGGGGTAGACTCATAATGATAGCTATTTGTCTATTCTTATTTTATTTAGCAATTGCTAAAGGATTTGAACCATTACTATTAATGCCTATTGCATTTGGTGGAATCTTAGCTAATATTCCTCTTGCAGGAATTGGTGGAGAAACAGGAATGCTTGGTATAATTTATAATATGGGAATTGCTAATGGATTCTTTCCATTATTAATCTTCATGGGTGTTGGAGCAATGACAGACTTCACGCCATTATTAGCGAATCCTAAATCTGCAATATTAGGTGGTGCTGCACAATTTGGAATTTTTGGTTCTCTTGTTGGTGCCGTTGCATTAGGTTTTGATTTACAATCAGCTTCTGCTATTTCAATTATTGGTGGTGCTGATGGGCCTACTTCAATTTTTATTGCAAATAGACTTGCTCCTGAACTATTAGGTGCAATTGCAGTTGCTGCATACTCTTATATGGCACTTGTTCCAGTAATTCAACCTCCAATTATGAAGGCTTTAACAACTGAGGCTGAAAGAAAAATAAAGATGCCAAAATTAAGAAAAGTTAATAAATTAGAAAACTTAACTTTACCAATTGTTATTTTATTGTTAGCAATTTTATTCTTACCAGAATCTACTCCTTTAATTGGTGCCTTTTGTTTAGGAAACTTTTTTAAACAATCAGGTGCAGTTGAGAGACTTTCTGATACAATGCAAAATTCATTAATAAATATTGTTACAATATTTTTAGGATTAGGAGTTGGTTCAAAATTAGCTGCTGATAAGTTTCTAGTATTAGAAACTTTAGGTATTATGATAATTGGATTAATTGCATTTGCAGCTGGAACAGCAGCAGGTGTTATTATGGCAAAAGTAATGAATAAATTTTCTTCAGAAGAAAATAGAATTAATCCATTAATTGGAGCAGCGGGTGTATCTGCTGTTCCAATGGCAGCAAGAGTTGTTAGTAAAGTTGGACAAGAGTATGATAAGTCGAATGTATTATTAATGCATGCGATGGGTCCAAATGTTGCTGGAGTTATTGGTTCTGCCGTAGCTGCTGGTGTATTATTATCAATATTTTAA
- the pckA gene encoding phosphoenolpyruvate carboxykinase (ATP): MSEIKDSLGLKNVGKVYRNLDVDTLIKHSVENEGAKVSSNGALMIDTGIFTGRSPKDKFFVNQDPSNKYIAWGDINRKVSKEVYEDLEVVAKKQLGGKDVYVTDVYCGSSLDSRRSVRFITEVAWQAHFIQNMFIVPPQEDLENFEPEFTVYNACKTVDMAYVSHGLHSEVFVVFNVEDNIALIGGTWYAGEMKKGVFSMMNYWLPLEGKLAMHCSANIGKDGDTALFFGLSGTGKTTLSTDPKRKLIGDDEHGWDDKGIFNFEGGCYAKVINLDKDSEPDIYNAIKKGAILENVVADENGVVDYTDSSKTENTRVSYPITHIENHAKDLRGGHPNNIIFLCADAFGVLPPVSKLDKRQAMYYFLSGYTAKVAGTERGITEPVATFSSCFGEAFLPLNPTVYAELLGEKIDEHNVNVYLVNTGWTGGPYGIGSRMSIKNTRACIDAILDGSIEHSEFETLPIFNLTIPKTLHGVDTEVLNPRNTWEDKESYDETAIKLASMYIDNFKKYLTLESDYDFTSAGPKL, from the coding sequence ATGTCTGAAATCAAAGACTCACTTGGCTTAAAGAATGTAGGTAAGGTATATAGAAACTTAGACGTTGATACTTTAATAAAGCACTCAGTTGAAAATGAAGGGGCTAAAGTCTCTTCAAATGGTGCATTAATGATTGATACTGGTATTTTTACTGGTAGAAGTCCAAAAGATAAATTTTTTGTTAATCAAGACCCTTCAAATAAATATATTGCTTGGGGAGATATAAATAGAAAAGTTTCTAAAGAAGTTTATGAAGATTTAGAAGTTGTTGCTAAAAAACAACTAGGTGGAAAAGATGTTTATGTAACAGATGTATATTGTGGTTCTTCTTTAGATAGTAGAAGATCTGTAAGATTTATTACAGAAGTTGCTTGGCAAGCACATTTTATTCAAAATATGTTTATTGTACCACCTCAAGAAGATTTAGAAAACTTTGAACCTGAATTCACTGTTTATAATGCTTGTAAAACTGTAGATATGGCATATGTTAGTCATGGATTACATTCAGAAGTTTTTGTAGTCTTTAATGTAGAAGATAATATTGCCTTAATTGGTGGAACTTGGTATGCAGGAGAAATGAAAAAAGGTGTTTTCTCAATGATGAATTACTGGCTTCCTTTAGAAGGAAAACTAGCAATGCATTGTTCTGCAAATATAGGAAAAGATGGAGATACTGCATTATTCTTTGGACTATCAGGTACAGGGAAAACAACTTTATCAACAGACCCTAAAAGAAAACTTATTGGTGATGATGAACACGGTTGGGATGATAAAGGTATTTTTAACTTTGAAGGTGGTTGCTACGCGAAAGTAATTAATCTTGATAAAGATTCAGAACCAGATATTTACAATGCTATTAAAAAAGGTGCTATTTTAGAAAATGTAGTTGCTGATGAAAATGGTGTAGTAGATTATACAGATTCAAGTAAAACAGAAAATACAAGAGTTTCATATCCTATAACACATATAGAAAACCATGCAAAAGATCTAAGAGGTGGTCATCCTAATAATATTATTTTCTTATGTGCTGATGCTTTTGGAGTATTACCTCCTGTATCAAAACTAGATAAAAGACAAGCAATGTACTACTTTTTAAGCGGATATACTGCAAAAGTTGCAGGTACTGAAAGAGGGATTACTGAGCCAGTAGCAACATTCTCTTCTTGTTTTGGTGAAGCATTTTTACCCTTGAATCCAACAGTATATGCGGAATTACTTGGTGAAAAAATTGATGAACATAATGTAAATGTTTATCTTGTTAATACGGGTTGGACTGGTGGCCCATATGGTATTGGGTCAAGAATGAGTATAAAAAATACTAGAGCTTGCATTGATGCTATTTTAGATGGTTCAATTGAGCACTCTGAATTTGAAACATTACCTATATTCAATTTAACTATTCCAAAAACATTACATGGAGTAGACACAGAAGTTTTAAATCCAAGAAATACTTGGGAAGATAAAGAATCATATGATGAAACTGCTATAAAATTAGCAAGTATGTATATAGATAATTTCAAAAAATACTTAACTCTTGAAAGTGATTATGACTTTACGTCAGCAGGACCTAAACTATAA
- a CDS encoding bifunctional 3,4-dihydroxy-2-butanone 4-phosphate synthase/GTP cyclohydrolase II: protein MNAIQRVKEAIEEIQKGNMVIMLDDEDRENEGDLVYSAALSSPEKVNFMASYAKGLICVSVPKQTAVRLDLNPMVESNTSSYETAFTVSVDAADAATGISAGERDDTIKILANPISKKTELVKPGHIFPLIAKDGGVLVRTGHTEGSVDLCKLAGLNGEAVICEIMKDDGTMARRDDLDIFAKTHKMKQIYISDLVEYRLSHEKLVDEISSTQSKFFDSDVIKKEFKDHLGHIHTVIQFGELNDISHIKFHTVIPDIELFLNDEKLNSMLKTINFLQKKGGLLIFLNEDRINKESQKDYGIGAQILNSLNVKKIKLMTSGGKHSFVGLNGFGLEIIEEIQIEC from the coding sequence ATGAATGCAATACAAAGAGTAAAAGAAGCTATAGAAGAGATACAAAAAGGTAACATGGTAATCATGTTGGATGATGAAGATAGAGAAAATGAAGGAGATTTAGTTTATTCAGCTGCTTTGAGTAGTCCAGAAAAAGTAAATTTTATGGCAAGTTATGCAAAAGGTTTAATTTGTGTTTCTGTACCTAAACAAACAGCAGTAAGATTAGATTTAAATCCTATGGTTGAATCTAATACTTCTTCTTATGAAACAGCTTTCACAGTATCTGTAGATGCAGCAGATGCAGCAACAGGAATTAGTGCAGGTGAAAGAGATGATACAATTAAGATTTTAGCAAATCCTATTTCAAAGAAAACAGAGTTAGTAAAGCCTGGACATATATTTCCTTTAATCGCAAAAGATGGAGGAGTTTTAGTAAGAACAGGTCATACAGAAGGAAGTGTAGATTTATGTAAACTTGCAGGTCTTAATGGTGAAGCAGTTATTTGTGAGATTATGAAAGATGATGGAACTATGGCAAGAAGAGATGATTTAGATATTTTTGCTAAAACTCATAAAATGAAACAAATTTATATTTCAGATTTGGTGGAGTATAGATTAAGTCATGAAAAATTAGTTGATGAAATATCAAGTACTCAATCAAAATTTTTTGATTCGGATGTAATAAAAAAAGAGTTTAAAGATCATTTAGGACATATTCATACAGTAATTCAATTTGGAGAGTTGAATGATATAAGTCATATTAAATTTCATACAGTTATACCTGATATAGAATTATTTCTAAATGATGAAAAATTGAACTCAATGCTTAAAACAATAAATTTCTTACAAAAAAAAGGTGGTTTACTAATTTTTCTTAATGAAGATAGAATAAATAAAGAGTCTCAAAAAGATTATGGAATTGGCGCACAGATTTTAAACTCTTTAAATGTTAAGAAAATTAAATTAATGACGAGTGGAGGGAAACACTCATTCGTAGGCTTAAATGGATTTGGTTTAGAAATTATTGAAGAAATTCAAATAGAGTGTTAA
- a CDS encoding alpha/beta fold hydrolase — protein sequence MKTKLFLIPGLMCDNNLWSKLNIHKEFDLVYLELPSKNSINEIVSSFHKLLKNEEKVNILGFSLGGYLGLYYLCKYPHKIEKAYIISSGINSLVEEEIKNRKNLIKLIDNNNITSISTKSINKLLENKNDLQNIEIIQEMFINLGIKTYKNQLISTLYRKDLYPTLSKTKTPIKFLYSENDYLFNKNQLKKLILENHNIEEKVLNSNSHMLPLEYNELLSNEIKKFFKK from the coding sequence ATGAAAACAAAACTTTTTTTAATTCCAGGTTTAATGTGTGATAATAATCTTTGGTCTAAACTAAATATTCATAAAGAATTTGATTTAGTTTATCTAGAACTTCCTAGTAAAAACTCTATAAATGAAATAGTATCTTCTTTTCACAAACTTTTAAAGAATGAAGAAAAAGTGAATATTTTAGGTTTTTCTTTAGGTGGATACTTAGGATTATATTATTTATGTAAATACCCACATAAAATAGAAAAGGCTTACATTATCTCCTCAGGAATAAACTCTTTAGTAGAAGAAGAAATTAAAAATAGAAAGAACCTAATTAAATTAATTGATAACAATAATATAACTTCAATAAGTACCAAATCTATAAATAAACTTTTAGAAAATAAAAATGATTTACAAAATATTGAAATTATCCAAGAAATGTTTATAAACTTGGGAATAAAGACATATAAAAATCAATTAATTTCTACATTATATAGAAAAGATTTGTACCCTACTCTTTCTAAAACTAAAACTCCAATAAAATTTCTATATTCAGAAAATGACTATCTATTTAATAAAAATCAATTAAAAAAACTTATTTTAGAAAATCATAACATAGAAGAAAAAGTTTTAAATTCTAATTCTCATATGCTACCCTTAGAATATAATGAATTACTATCTAATGAGATTAAAAAGTTTTTTAAAAAATAA
- a CDS encoding ATP-binding protein, translating to MLKIKSLKNLYITYSIVFLSLVFWAFFAFTTMNQMISTQKKYAKIINITGKQRMLSQRIVLMAKFYYEENDIYYLDETMKLLYEMKEDYKFITSNFTSKNIKNIYYTEKQINLFTKSFFRIIQSYIKNPQKNNLQNLETYSNILLPKLDYAVKSYEKESDNSIEKLKKRELFILLGTLLTLLLEAILIVLPSISFNKEKEAQLKKLNRQLKEKIDIEINKNKARDLIILEQSKKSTMQEIINNISHQLRQPLSVISTVISRLKLKKRNDVITLKDLDSTINIALNNCNSLSNLIEELRSFFNENENKYYTFKEAIDRVKLFLSHKYIDKRIEIIEEIQNVSYNKDFSKLVQIIFNILNNSIDALEHKLSKKYIFINIKTKNDLVFIQIKDNAGGIAENIINKVFEPYFTTKNKDYIERGIGLYSSRQTIETIFKGKIMVSNETYSYKNKNYIGACFTVVLPKIVTEEDYSSSSVIL from the coding sequence ATGTTAAAAATAAAAAGTCTAAAAAATTTATATATTACTTATTCAATTGTTTTTTTATCTCTTGTTTTCTGGGCATTTTTTGCCTTCACTACAATGAATCAAATGATTTCTACTCAAAAAAAATATGCAAAGATAATAAATATAACAGGTAAACAAAGAATGTTATCACAAAGAATAGTTTTAATGGCAAAATTTTATTATGAAGAAAATGATATTTATTATTTAGATGAAACAATGAAACTTCTATATGAAATGAAAGAAGATTATAAGTTTATTACATCTAATTTCACCTCAAAGAATATTAAAAATATATATTACACAGAAAAACAAATCAATCTTTTTACAAAAAGCTTTTTTAGAATAATTCAATCCTATATAAAAAATCCTCAAAAGAATAATCTTCAAAATTTAGAGACATATTCTAATATTTTACTTCCAAAACTTGATTATGCAGTAAAATCATATGAAAAAGAAAGTGATAATAGCATTGAAAAACTAAAAAAACGAGAATTATTTATTCTTTTAGGTACTTTATTAACATTACTACTTGAAGCTATATTAATTGTTCTCCCATCAATTTCTTTTAATAAAGAAAAGGAGGCACAATTAAAAAAGTTAAATAGACAATTAAAAGAAAAAATAGATATAGAAATAAATAAAAATAAAGCAAGAGACTTAATAATTCTTGAACAATCAAAAAAATCGACTATGCAAGAAATAATTAATAATATTTCTCATCAATTAAGACAGCCATTGTCTGTTATTTCAACGGTAATTAGTAGATTAAAATTGAAAAAAAGAAATGATGTAATTACCTTAAAAGATTTAGACTCAACAATTAATATAGCTCTTAATAACTGTAATTCATTATCTAATTTAATAGAAGAGTTAAGAAGCTTTTTTAATGAAAATGAAAATAAATATTATACATTTAAAGAAGCGATTGACAGAGTTAAACTTTTCTTATCACATAAATATATTGATAAAAGAATAGAAATCATAGAAGAAATACAAAATGTCTCATACAACAAAGACTTTAGTAAGCTAGTACAGATTATTTTCAATATTCTAAATAACTCAATAGATGCTTTAGAGCATAAACTATCAAAAAAATATATATTTATAAATATAAAAACAAAAAATGATTTAGTTTTTATACAAATAAAAGATAATGCAGGTGGTATCGCTGAAAATATAATAAATAAAGTATTTGAACCATATTTTACAACAAAAAATAAAGACTATATTGAAAGAGGAATAGGATTATATAGTAGTAGGCAAACAATAGAAACAATTTTTAAAGGTAAAATCATGGTTTCTAATGAAACATATTCTTATAAAAATAAAAATTATATAGGTGCTTGTTTTACTGTAGTTTTACCTAAAATAGTTACAGAAGAAGATTATTCTTCCTCTTCTGTCATTTTATGA
- the glyS gene encoding glycine--tRNA ligase subunit beta, with the protein MNKPLLIEIGVEELPAIPFLKELPNIEKKWAKILEENRLLCDFDFFYTPRRLVLWHREFQVKQEDSVEEMFGAPVKIAFKDAEPTPAALGFAKKCGVSVEELERKDQGKGEVLYYKKEVSGIEAKNLLNDMVNEFISSLDFGKSMRWASRTDSFIRPIRSLAILLGEEVVEAELFGVKSSNFSYAHRMVSYEPFTYDFAGDYFCKLDKNGVILYPDERRKRILGQMKEIEASNGVKIDIDEELLEEVVAITEYPTALIGKFDEEFLELPQEVIVTSMKEHQRYFAVYKDGELTNNFIVVSNSKTEDFSYIIAGNEKVLRPRLADGMFFWKNDIANGLSNEGLKKLTFVEGLGSMYEKCEREAKIATFLAEKLGEDKELVQKAVMLSKADLMSEMVFEFTELQGLMGYYYAKIAGEKEEVYTALKEQYLPDGEDSELPSTVFSSIIALSYKLDNLMGLFSVGKIPSGSKDPFGLRRASAGIVKIAIEHKLPIDLEEIIDTLSLNYKGLQKAKLVEFFNERLFKIFDVNPSVLKAVLGSNESNIYEISQKLCALNPIVLSDNFKEYSATFKRVANIIKDLDINSELEVKPELLEDKEEIELYEVFTSVTSKEYSNYEEELDALFALKPQLDNFFDNVFVNHENDSIKANRKNIIGKIYQTFKEIADIKEITI; encoded by the coding sequence ATGAATAAACCATTATTAATAGAGATTGGTGTAGAAGAATTACCAGCTATTCCATTTTTAAAAGAACTACCAAATATTGAAAAAAAATGGGCAAAAATATTGGAAGAAAATAGATTATTATGTGATTTTGATTTTTTTTATACACCAAGAAGATTAGTATTATGGCATAGAGAATTTCAAGTTAAACAAGAAGATTCAGTTGAAGAAATGTTTGGAGCTCCTGTAAAAATTGCATTTAAAGATGCAGAACCAACTCCTGCTGCACTTGGTTTTGCAAAAAAATGTGGTGTAAGTGTTGAGGAACTTGAAAGAAAAGATCAAGGTAAAGGTGAAGTTCTATACTATAAAAAAGAAGTTTCAGGTATTGAAGCAAAGAATTTATTAAATGATATGGTAAATGAGTTTATCTCAAGCTTAGATTTTGGAAAATCAATGAGATGGGCAAGTAGAACTGACAGTTTTATTAGACCAATTAGATCTTTAGCTATTTTATTAGGTGAAGAAGTAGTGGAAGCAGAACTTTTTGGTGTAAAATCTTCTAATTTTTCATATGCTCATAGAATGGTTTCATATGAGCCTTTCACTTATGATTTTGCAGGTGATTATTTCTGCAAACTAGATAAGAATGGTGTTATTCTTTACCCAGATGAAAGAAGAAAAAGAATCTTAGGGCAAATGAAAGAGATTGAAGCTTCAAATGGTGTAAAAATTGATATTGATGAAGAGTTATTAGAAGAAGTTGTTGCAATTACTGAATATCCAACTGCTTTAATTGGTAAATTTGATGAAGAGTTTTTAGAGTTACCCCAAGAGGTTATTGTAACTTCAATGAAAGAGCATCAAAGATATTTTGCTGTTTATAAAGATGGAGAACTAACAAATAACTTTATCGTTGTATCAAACTCTAAAACTGAAGATTTCTCTTATATTATTGCTGGAAATGAGAAAGTACTTAGACCTAGACTTGCAGATGGTATGTTCTTCTGGAAAAATGATATTGCAAATGGACTTTCAAATGAGGGGCTTAAAAAGTTAACTTTTGTAGAAGGTTTAGGTTCTATGTATGAAAAATGCGAAAGAGAAGCTAAAATAGCTACATTCTTAGCAGAAAAACTTGGTGAAGATAAAGAATTAGTACAAAAAGCAGTAATGCTTTCAAAAGCTGATTTAATGTCTGAAATGGTATTTGAGTTTACAGAACTTCAAGGACTTATGGGATACTACTATGCAAAAATTGCTGGAGAAAAAGAAGAAGTTTATACGGCACTAAAAGAGCAATATTTACCAGATGGTGAAGATTCTGAGTTGCCATCAACTGTATTCTCTTCTATTATTGCACTTTCATATAAACTTGATAACTTAATGGGACTATTTTCTGTTGGAAAGATTCCTTCAGGTTCAAAAGATCCATTTGGACTTAGACGTGCTTCAGCTGGTATTGTAAAGATTGCAATTGAACATAAATTACCAATTGATTTAGAAGAGATTATTGATACATTAAGCTTAAACTATAAAGGTTTACAGAAAGCAAAACTTGTAGAGTTTTTCAATGAGAGACTATTTAAAATTTTTGATGTAAACCCATCTGTTTTAAAAGCAGTTCTTGGTTCAAATGAAAGTAATATTTATGAAATCTCTCAAAAACTTTGTGCTTTAAATCCAATTGTTTTAAGTGACAACTTTAAAGAGTATTCTGCAACATTTAAAAGGGTTGCAAATATTATTAAAGATTTAGATATTAATTCAGAACTAGAAGTAAAACCAGAGCTTCTAGAAGACAAAGAAGAAATAGAGTTATATGAAGTATTTACTAGTGTTACTTCTAAAGAATACTCTAACTATGAAGAAGAGTTAGATGCTTTATTTGCTTTAAAACCACAACTTGATAATTTCTTTGATAATGTTTTTGTTAATCATGAAAATGATAGTATTAAAGCAAATAGAAAAAATATTATTGGTAAAATATATCAAACATTTAAAGAAATTGCAGATATTAAAGAAATTACAATATAA
- a CDS encoding BCCT family transporter: MRRIEYDTDYEVGQDNLKAFGMDIHNPVFIISALIILSFVIVTIVFPIGSKEILGGMKTWSINNFDWLFMLGGNIFVLFCIALIFSPLGKIRLGGKYTKPEYSRLSWFAMLFAAGMGIGLMFWSVAEPVAYYTGWYKTPLGVEANTAEAADLAMGATMYHWGVHPWAIYAVVGLSLAFFTYNKGLPLTVRSAFYPLLGEKIWGWPGHLIDLLAVFATIFGLATSLGLGAQQASSGLSYLFNIEAGINTQIGIIIFVTSVAIISVIRGIDGGVKLLSNINMLIAIVLLSFVFFAGSTLDIFSGVFSTANSYITNIIPLSTWIDREDSTWFHGWTVFYWAWWISWSPFVGMFIARVSKGRTVREFLIAVLVIPTLVTIVWMSTFGGSALDQTMNNIGALSDGITKVPLAMYQMLENLPLSAITSFLAVILVLVFFITSSDSGSLVIDSITSGGKVDAPIPQRIFWATMEGLIAGSLLYIGGKEALDALQAGAISTGLPFTIILILMCISLYKGLNTEKKLYT; the protein is encoded by the coding sequence ATGAGAAGAATTGAATATGATACCGATTATGAGGTGGGACAGGATAACCTCAAAGCCTTTGGAATGGATATACATAATCCTGTATTTATTATTAGTGCATTAATAATTTTGTCATTTGTAATTGTTACAATAGTTTTCCCCATTGGGTCTAAAGAGATTTTAGGTGGAATGAAAACATGGTCAATAAATAATTTTGATTGGTTATTTATGCTAGGTGGTAATATTTTTGTATTATTTTGTATCGCATTAATATTTTCTCCCTTAGGTAAGATTAGATTAGGTGGTAAATATACTAAACCAGAGTACTCTAGATTATCATGGTTTGCAATGTTATTTGCAGCAGGTATGGGTATAGGACTGATGTTCTGGAGTGTTGCTGAGCCAGTTGCTTATTATACTGGCTGGTATAAAACACCTTTAGGTGTCGAAGCAAATACTGCTGAAGCAGCAGATTTAGCAATGGGTGCTACAATGTACCATTGGGGTGTTCATCCTTGGGCAATATATGCTGTAGTAGGATTATCGTTAGCTTTCTTTACATATAATAAAGGTCTACCTCTTACTGTAAGATCAGCTTTTTATCCTTTATTAGGTGAAAAAATTTGGGGTTGGCCTGGGCATTTAATTGATTTACTAGCTGTATTTGCCACAATCTTTGGTTTAGCTACATCTTTAGGATTAGGAGCTCAACAAGCTAGTTCAGGATTAAGTTATCTTTTTAATATTGAAGCAGGAATAAATACACAAATTGGAATTATAATTTTTGTTACCTCAGTTGCAATTATCTCAGTTATTAGAGGGATTGATGGTGGAGTTAAATTATTAAGTAATATAAATATGTTAATTGCAATAGTACTTTTATCTTTTGTATTTTTTGCAGGTTCTACTCTTGATATTTTTTCAGGGGTTTTTTCTACAGCAAATAGTTATATTACAAATATTATTCCTTTAAGTACTTGGATTGATAGAGAAGATTCTACATGGTTTCATGGTTGGACAGTATTTTACTGGGCTTGGTGGATTTCTTGGTCTCCATTTGTTGGTATGTTTATTGCAAGAGTATCAAAAGGAAGAACAGTAAGAGAATTTTTAATTGCTGTTTTAGTTATTCCTACCTTAGTAACTATAGTATGGATGTCTACTTTTGGTGGATCGGCATTAGATCAAACAATGAATAATATAGGTGCTTTAAGTGATGGTATTACAAAAGTTCCTTTAGCAATGTATCAAATGTTAGAAAATTTACCTTTAAGTGCAATTACTTCTTTTTTAGCAGTGATCTTAGTTTTAGTATTTTTTATTACATCTTCTGACTCAGGGTCATTGGTGATAGATTCAATTACTTCTGGGGGTAAAGTTGATGCCCCAATTCCTCAGAGGATTTTTTGGGCAACAATGGAAGGTTTAATCGCTGGTTCTTTACTTTATATTGGAGGGAAAGAAGCCTTAGATGCTTTACAAGCAGGAGCTATTTCAACAGGATTACCTTTTACAATCATATTAATACTAATGTGTATTAGTTTATATAAGGGATTAAATACTGAAAAAAAACTTTATACTTAA
- a CDS encoding PP0621 family protein, which produces MILKFLVAAIVLFLIYIVLFKKDREKEVKTNKKDEKIEDIMVECPTCGTFVSKKEAILSNGQFYCSKECLINK; this is translated from the coding sequence ATGATTTTAAAATTTCTAGTAGCAGCAATTGTACTTTTTCTTATTTATATTGTCTTATTTAAAAAAGATAGGGAAAAAGAAGTAAAAACGAATAAAAAAGATGAAAAAATAGAAGACATAATGGTTGAATGTCCTACTTGTGGGACATTTGTTTCAAAAAAAGAAGCAATCTTAAGTAATGGACAGTTTTACTGTTCAAAAGAATGTTTAATAAATAAATAG
- the rsmG gene encoding 16S rRNA (guanine(527)-N(7))-methyltransferase RsmG — protein MLNKIDIDKLNLDKEFFSRCETFISLLQKWGKVHNLTGKLTQIDIEENIIDSITPLEFINEYNSFADIGTGAGYPGLILAMARADKKAYLIEPRQKRVAFLNFVKNTLALNNIEIISKRVEEVSNIKVDLITSRAVTNTKLLLDLTTNISKENTSFLFYKGSLLETEVEDAKLEDCIIKKRKDRNYLYLKGNL, from the coding sequence ATGCTTAATAAAATTGATATTGATAAATTAAATTTAGATAAAGAATTTTTTTCTAGATGTGAAACTTTTATCTCACTTTTACAAAAGTGGGGTAAAGTTCATAATTTAACTGGAAAATTAACACAAATTGATATTGAAGAAAATATTATTGATTCAATTACTCCTTTAGAATTTATTAATGAATACAATAGTTTTGCTGATATTGGTACAGGAGCAGGTTATCCTGGACTTATCTTAGCTATGGCAAGAGCAGATAAAAAAGCATATTTAATAGAACCTCGTCAAAAAAGGGTTGCTTTTTTAAATTTTGTTAAAAATACTTTAGCTTTAAATAATATAGAAATAATTTCTAAAAGAGTAGAAGAAGTATCTAATATTAAAGTTGACCTTATTACTTCAAGGGCTGTTACAAATACAAAATTATTATTAGATTTAACTACAAATATTTCCAAAGAAAATACATCTTTTCTTTTTTACAAAGGCTCATTACTTGAGACAGAAGTAGAAGATGCAAAACTAGAAGATTGTATTATAAAAAAAAGAAAAGATAGAAACTATCTTTATTTAAAAGGTAATTTATGA